The following proteins are co-located in the Calliphora vicina chromosome 2, idCalVici1.1, whole genome shotgun sequence genome:
- the Trpgamma gene encoding transient receptor potential-gamma protein, translating to MMEEENCIRPHQEIRQLTLEEKKFLLAVERGDMAGTRRMLQKAQDTDNININCVDPLGRTALLMAIDNENLEMVELLINYNVDTKDALLHSISEEFVEAVEVLLDHENVTFHSEGNHSWESSSEDTSTFTPDITPLILAAHRDNYEIIKILLDRGAVLPMPHDVRCGCDECVQSRQEDSLRHSRSRINAYRALASPSLIALSSKDPILTAFELSWELRRLSFLEHEFKNEYQELRKQCQDFATALLDHTRTSHELEILLNHDPTGPVYEHGERMHLNRLKLAIKLRQKKFVAHPNVQQLLASIWYEGLPGFRRKNMALQALDIIRIGMMFPIFSWAYILAPYSSIGQTMRKPFIKFICHSASYFTFLFLLMLASQRIETFMGGWWFWSDSNSEVHEEEELPTKRGAKPTFIEWLILSWVSGLIWSEVKQLWDVGLQEYLNDMWNVIDFVTNSLYVATVALRVVSFFQVQKEMITNPHATDLPRERWDTWDPMLISEGLFSAANIFSSLKLVYIFSVNPHLGPLQVSLSRMVMDIMKFFFLYVLVLFAFGSGLNQLLWYYADLEKKRCPEVSPHNVLLNLNGTTDPNACIVWRRFSNLFETTQTLFWAVFGLIDLDSFELDGIKIFTRFWGMLMFGTYSVINIVVLLNLLIAMMNHSYQLISERADVEWKFARSKLWISYFEEGGTSPPPFNIIPTPKSIWYAFKWSRRVFCSGSSAARREHLKTIRRKAQQANDRDFKYQQIMRNLVRRYVTVEQRKAESQGVTEDDVNEIKQDISAFRCELVEILKNSGMDTNVTSGQGGAGGKKNRQKERRLMKGFNIAPPGSTGSLAPVAEFSTSLDNFDQQHEILTSTLSNLFHPSTFMHKKATFGASESCSMESPPPTLSSTSTVNTVQSTNKYNKSTLKPYNKRIAGHKKKWGTLIEAAKVGNVSKMLGRSKSEDSVCNSSNNSSPVHGQVRVTYSQNCGPNYYNPNEVRQHNLSQNKDHLTPNNVVPGMGVAVGGGTHFFHTTTGLTAIAALKKKRKKFSSSKNICPVNESISATNAVDLLSDKALKRVSSYPASDGTAQNKDTTHVAKPRRHEQTQSQHDSVETSTEFTLSNEIQHLDPSNTSVNSREPLISSNFASTGVIN from the exons ATGATGGAGGAGGAAAACTGTATAAGGCCTCATCAGGAAATACGCCAATTGACATTGGaagaaaagaaatttttgttggcGGTAGAACGGGGCGACATGGCAGGCACCAGACGCATGCTACAAAAAGCCCAAGATACCGACAATATCAATATCAATTGTGTAGATCCTTTGGGCCGTACAGCTCTACTGATGGCCATTGACAATGAAAATTTGGAAATGGTCGAGCTGTTGATTAACTACAATGTGGATACGAAGGATGCTTTATTACATTCCATATCGGAGGAGTTTGTGGAGGCGGTGGAAGTTTTGTTGGACCATGAAAATGTCACCTTTCATAGTGAGGGAAATCAT agCTGGGAATCTTCTTCTGAAGACACTTCCACATTTACGCCCGATATAACACCTCTAATATTGGCCGCTCATCGTgataattatgaaattataaaaattttactagaTCGTGGCGCTGTTTTACCCATGCCTCATGATGTGCG CTGTGGCTGTGATGAATGTGTTCAATCTCGCCAAGAGGACTCCTTGCGCCACTCTCGTTCACGCATTAACGCCTATCGTGCTCTAGCCAGTCCAAGTCTGATTGCCTTGTCATCCAAGGATCCTATTTTAACTGCATTTGAATTGTCCTGGGAATTGAGACGTTTAAGTTTTTTAGAACATGAATTTAAG AATGAATATCAGGAATTGCGCAAACAATGCCAGGACTTTGCCACCGCTTTACTAGATCATACCCGTACATCTCAtgaattggaaattttattaaatcatgATCCTACCGGTCCAGTTTATGAGCATGGTGAACGTATGCAtttaaatcgattaaaattgGCCATTAAACTCAGGCAAAAGAAG TTCGTTGCCCATCCTAATGTTCAGCAACTTTTAGCTAGTATATGGTATGAAGGTCTGCCCGGATTTCGGCGTAAAAATATGGCCTTGCAAGCTTTAGATATAATAAGAATag GCATGATGTTTCCCATATTTTCTTGGGCATACATTTTGGCACCCTACTCCAGTATTGGACAAACTATGAGaaaaccttttataaaatttatatgtcATAGTGCctcttattttacatttttgt ttttattaatgcTGGCCTCTCAACGCATTGAAACATTTATGGGTGGCTGGTGGTTTTGGTCCGATTCAAATTCAGAGGTGCACGAGGAAGAAGAATTGCCCACCAAAAGAGGAGCCAAACCCACGTTTATTGAATGGTTAATACTGTCCTGGGTTAGTG GTTTAATATGGAGCGAAGTGAAACAATTGTGGGATGTGGGTCTGCAGGAGTATTTGAATGATATGTGGAATGTTATAGATTTTGTTACCAATTCCTTATATGTGGCCACAGTAGCACTGAGAGTCGTATCATTTTTTCAAGTACAAAAAGAAATGATCACTAATCCGCATGCTACCGACTTACCGCGTGAGCGTTGGGACACTTGGGATCCAATGCTTATATCGGAAGGTCTCTTTAGTGCGGCCAACATTTTCAGTAGCCTCAAATTGGTTTACATATTCTCAGTAAATCCACATTTGGGACCACTGCAGGTGTCATTGTCACGCATGGTCATggatattatgaaatttttctttttgtatgtCCTGGTCTTATTTGCATTTGGCAGTGGTCTAAATCAATTGCTGTG GTATTATGCCGATTTGGAAAAGAAACGTTGTCCTGAGGTGTCGcctcataatgtgttgctgAATTTAAATGGTACCACTGATCCAAATGCCTGTATTGTATGGCGTAGATTTTCAAA CCTTTTCGAGACCACACAAACCTTATTTTGGGCAGTTTTTGGCTTAATCGATTTGGACAGTTTTGAATTGGATGGCATTAAGATTTTCACCCGTTTCTGGGGCATGCTAATGTTTGGCACTTATTCTGTCATTAATATTGTGGTTTTATTGAATCTTCTAATAGCCATGATGAATCATTCCTACCAATTGATATCA GAACGTGCCGATGTTGAATGGAAATTTGCCAGATCCAAGTTATGGATTAGTTATTTTGAAGAGGGTGGCACTAGTCCTCCTCCATTTAATATAATTCCCACACCCAAATCCATATGGTATGCATTTAAATGGTCTAGAAGAGTATTCTGTAGTGGCTCCTCGGCAGCCAGAAGGGAACATCTTAAGACAATAAGG CGCAAAGCTCAACAGGCCAACGATCGTGATTTCAAGTATCAACAAATAATGAGAAATCTGGTACGACGTTATGTGACCGTGGAACAGCGTAAAGCCGAGTCCCAAGGTGTTACCGAAGATGATGTTAATGAAATCAAACAAGACATTTCCGCGTTTCGTTGTGAACTTGTGGAGATTCTTAAGAATAGTGGCATGGATACCAATGTAACATCGGGACAAGGTGGAG CTGGTGGTAAAAAGAATCGCCAAAAAGAAAGACGTCTAATGAAAGGTTTCAACATAGCACCGCCTGGTTCCACAGGTTCCTTAGCTCCTGTGGCAGAATTTTCCACTTCACTGGATAATTTTGATCAACAACATGAGATATTAACCTCAACCCTTTCAAATCTCTTTCATCCTTCGACATTTATGCATAAAAAGGCCACATTTGGTGCTAGTGAAAGTTGTAGCATGGAGTCACCACCACCCACTTTGTCCTCAACTTCCACCGTGAATACAGTGCAGTcgacaaataaatacaataaatctACACTAAAGCCCTACAACAAACGTATAGCGGGTCATAAAAAGAAATGGGGCACTCTCATAGAGGCCGCCAAAGTGGGTAATGTTTCCAAAATGCTGGGTCGCTCTAAGTCAGAAGATTCTGTATGCAATTCCTCCAACAATTCTTCACCGGTACATGGCCAAGTACGGGTAACATACTCACAAAATTGTGGTCCCAACTACTACAATCCCAATGAGGTGCGTCAACATAATCTCTCCCAAAACAAGGATCACTTGACACCCAACAATGTGGTACCTGGCATGGGCGTGGCAGTAGGTGGAGGTACACATTTCTTTCACACCACTACGG gtCTTACCGCTATAGCCGCTTTAAAAAAGAAACGTAAAAAGTTTTCATCTAGTAAAAATATTTGCCCTGTCAATGAATCTATCTCAGCTACTAATGCCGTGGATCTTTTAAGCGATAag